From one Halothece sp. PCC 7418 genomic stretch:
- a CDS encoding transposase gives MTHINHIVSKQLVQLAQDYGMGLRFEDLSGIRQTSKQRKKTKSDASKNRDHWAFYQLEQFTRYKASLAGVPVESVPAPYTSKSDHRNGVIGKRNRHWFTGFDGYKCNADWNAAQNIGKWVGFSCPLNLKKTVSVMDAVDSKDGVDDSPPN, from the coding sequence ATGACCCACATTAACCACATTGTCTCTAAGCAACTGGTGCAGTTGGCTCAGGACTATGGAATGGGGTTACGATTTGAAGATTTATCAGGAATTAGACAAACTTCCAAGCAACGGAAGAAAACTAAGTCTGATGCCTCTAAGAACCGTGACCACTGGGCGTTCTATCAGCTAGAACAGTTTACCCGATATAAAGCAAGTCTGGCTGGAGTACCAGTCGAGTCGGTTCCTGCGCCTTATACAAGCAAGTCAGACCATCGCAATGGAGTGATTGGTAAACGGAACCGTCATTGGTTTACGGGTTTTGATGGTTATAAATGTAACGCTGATTGGAATGCAGCCCAGAATATCGGCAAATGGGTTGGATTCTCATGTCCTTTGAATCTTAAGAAAACCGTCTCTGTAATGGATGCGGTCGATTCTAAGGACGGGGTCGATGACAGTCCCCCAAACTAG
- a CDS encoding DUF2949 domain-containing protein, producing the protein MMPTTYAKFLRFLKEELAISNDSIAIAQRHSQRNTDPLPMLLWQYGLITLEQLERIYDWLETV; encoded by the coding sequence ATGATGCCAACAACCTATGCCAAATTCTTACGATTTTTGAAAGAAGAATTAGCGATCTCTAATGATTCGATCGCGATCGCGCAACGTCACTCTCAACGCAATACAGATCCTTTACCGATGCTGCTGTGGCAATATGGTTTAATCACCTTAGAACAGCTAGAACGGATTTATGATTGGCTAGAAACGGTATAA
- a CDS encoding rhomboid family intramembrane serine protease, whose amino-acid sequence MDLNTILRFLVIISCCSLIIRVLRSRSNWGWLGVAIGILSIMGVSLWFAPEKVGLIGLFLWLVFVLIPTLGLRQVNHWVYQEKFQQAKQLASCLSWLHLGDGWQEQPKFLRALALTQKGDIETAEALLNRYSKPPHYGFQYTAQAIRFRIEARWQDCLNWLQTEISHQQLWQNSSLATVYLRTLGEVGDLNGLIWAVQSHQHQLKHLGNEMTVNLARLYVFAFAGEIQEVQKLFASALKVYPKNVQNFWLATAEIAAGNQEIGQKILFNINNKDLALEAAIAARLSEPCPEAQLILTAESLRIIAALKQDLQEEINYGGAIKIAPTQANITYSLMLINILVFILEIQQGGSQNLETLDQLGAAVPEAIISGEPWRLFTANFLHYGSIHLGSNLLGLWILGPYVECYLGWVRYLIIYVISGIAAITIFTLVTLKTGQGDEILVGASAAIMGLMGATFMILWRGWRQDKSKLAQERLRLVAVIIGLQIIFDLSVANVSFLGHFFGLVFGIIITRIFLLIRDSKPSQTQLN is encoded by the coding sequence ATGGACTTAAACACGATTTTGCGTTTCTTAGTGATCATTTCTTGTTGTTCGTTAATTATACGAGTTTTACGTTCTCGTAGTAATTGGGGATGGTTAGGAGTCGCAATCGGGATTCTGAGTATTATGGGAGTTTCCTTATGGTTTGCTCCCGAAAAAGTGGGTCTCATTGGTTTATTTTTATGGTTGGTGTTTGTTTTAATACCAACCCTTGGTTTAAGGCAAGTTAACCATTGGGTTTACCAAGAAAAGTTTCAGCAAGCCAAACAACTCGCTTCTTGTTTATCTTGGCTTCATCTGGGAGATGGCTGGCAAGAACAACCCAAATTTTTAAGAGCATTAGCATTAACCCAAAAAGGCGATATCGAAACAGCAGAAGCACTTTTGAATCGGTATTCTAAACCACCCCACTATGGATTTCAATATACGGCTCAAGCGATTCGCTTTCGTATAGAAGCCCGTTGGCAAGATTGTTTAAATTGGCTACAAACAGAAATTTCTCATCAACAATTATGGCAAAATTCAAGCCTTGCCACAGTTTATCTAAGAACTTTAGGAGAAGTTGGCGACTTAAATGGTTTGATTTGGGCGGTTCAATCTCATCAGCATCAACTGAAACATTTAGGGAATGAAATGACTGTTAATTTGGCTCGCTTATATGTTTTTGCTTTTGCTGGAGAGATTCAAGAAGTGCAAAAACTTTTTGCTTCTGCTTTAAAAGTTTATCCCAAAAATGTCCAGAACTTTTGGCTTGCTACAGCAGAAATAGCAGCAGGAAATCAAGAAATTGGACAGAAGATTTTATTCAATATCAACAACAAAGACTTGGCTTTAGAAGCAGCGATCGCTGCTCGCTTGAGTGAACCTTGTCCTGAGGCACAATTGATTTTAACGGCTGAATCACTCCGCATCATTGCAGCTTTGAAACAGGACTTACAAGAAGAAATTAATTATGGTGGCGCGATCAAGATAGCACCGACTCAAGCCAATATTACTTATAGTTTAATGCTGATTAATATTCTGGTTTTTATCTTGGAAATTCAACAAGGAGGCAGTCAAAATTTAGAAACCCTTGATCAATTAGGAGCAGCAGTTCCTGAGGCAATTATTTCTGGAGAACCTTGGCGACTTTTTACTGCTAATTTTCTCCATTATGGTTCAATTCATTTAGGAAGTAATCTTTTGGGATTATGGATTCTTGGCCCTTATGTAGAATGTTATTTGGGATGGGTTCGTTACTTAATCATCTATGTCATTAGTGGCATAGCAGCGATTACAATCTTCACGCTAGTGACTCTAAAAACGGGACAAGGAGATGAAATCTTAGTCGGTGCGTCTGCTGCAATTATGGGGTTAATGGGAGCAACTTTTATGATTTTGTGGCGGGGATGGCGACAGGATAAATCAAAACTGGCTCAAGAACGATTACGGTTAGTTGCTGTCATTATTGGTTTACAAATCATCTTTGATTTAAGTGTGGCAAATGTGAGTTTTTTAGGACATTTTTTCGGTTTAGTTTTTGGTATCATCATCACTCGAATTTTCCTTCTGATTCGGGATTCTAAACCAAGTCAAACACAATTAAACTAA
- the tpiA gene encoding triose-phosphate isomerase, whose product MRRIVIAGNWKMHKTQAESLEFLQSFLPQLENTAEDREVILCAPYTALGVMSKNLHGTRVRIGSQNVHWEESGAFTGEIAPSMLTEIGVTYAVVGHSERRQYFGETDETVNFRARAAQKAELTPILCVGESKEQRDAGQTETVIKEQLKADLVGVDLSQLVIAYEPIWAIGTGDTCEAEEANRVIGMIRSELSSSDVPIQYGGSVKPANIDEIMAQPEIDGALVGGASLDPVGFARIVNYEAT is encoded by the coding sequence TTGCGAAGAATTGTTATTGCTGGCAACTGGAAAATGCACAAAACGCAAGCAGAATCCTTAGAGTTTCTGCAAAGTTTTCTCCCTCAACTGGAAAACACTGCTGAAGATAGAGAAGTCATTTTATGTGCCCCCTATACGGCTTTAGGGGTCATGTCCAAAAATTTACACGGCACTCGGGTTCGCATTGGATCACAAAACGTTCACTGGGAAGAATCAGGAGCATTTACAGGGGAAATTGCACCGAGTATGTTGACCGAAATTGGTGTCACCTATGCTGTGGTTGGACATAGTGAACGTCGTCAATATTTCGGCGAAACTGATGAAACCGTTAATTTCCGTGCTCGTGCTGCCCAAAAAGCGGAATTAACGCCAATTTTATGTGTGGGGGAGAGTAAAGAACAGCGAGATGCTGGACAAACTGAAACCGTGATTAAGGAACAACTGAAAGCGGATTTAGTGGGTGTAGATCTCTCACAACTGGTCATTGCTTATGAACCGATTTGGGCAATTGGAACAGGAGATACTTGTGAAGCAGAAGAAGCCAATCGTGTTATTGGAATGATTCGCTCTGAGTTGAGTAGTAGTGATGTTCCGATTCAATATGGCGGTTCTGTGAAACCAGCGAATATTGATGAAATTATGGCGCAACCCGAAATTGATGGCGCTTTAGTCGGTGGCGCAAGTTTAGATCCAGTGGGATTTGCTCGCATTGTGAATTATGAAGCTACATAA
- a CDS encoding PIN/TRAM domain-containing protein yields the protein MIDVIIVILFVLTAASLGFGSIDLLPETALESVTNIEALRWIMGSFAAIIGLAVGLTAQTFYRRLETQIRKTPIEVILTRSVGLAIGLLIANLMLAPVFLFPIPNQLTFTKPLIAILGSVILGFLGVTLADTHGRTFLRLINPNSMEYLLVAEGTLKSATTKVLDTSCIIDGRIEELLSTGFIEGQLIIPQFVLQELQHLADTANDQKRVRGRRGLDILKRMQEEYPERIVINSSDYEDVYTVDAKLVRFTQEINGVLLTNDYNLNKVADLQKVSVLNVNDLAQAVRPIYLPGDTLELKILKQGKEPEQGVGYLEDGTMVVVEDGQEYVGGELPVVVTSALQTSAGRMIFAKPQTSVLA from the coding sequence ATGATTGATGTCATCATCGTAATTTTATTCGTTCTCACTGCTGCCAGTCTGGGATTTGGTAGTATCGATTTACTCCCAGAAACCGCATTAGAATCCGTTACCAATATCGAAGCCCTGCGTTGGATTATGGGCAGTTTTGCAGCCATTATTGGCTTAGCTGTCGGGTTAACCGCGCAAACCTTTTATCGGCGTTTAGAAACCCAAATTCGCAAAACCCCCATCGAAGTTATTTTAACCCGTTCTGTGGGACTTGCCATTGGGTTGTTAATCGCAAACTTGATGTTAGCACCGGTTTTCCTCTTTCCCATTCCCAACCAATTAACCTTTACCAAACCCTTAATCGCCATTCTAGGTAGCGTTATTCTGGGCTTCCTTGGAGTTACCCTCGCCGATACTCATGGACGGACGTTTTTACGACTGATTAATCCCAATAGCATGGAATATCTGTTAGTTGCGGAAGGAACACTCAAATCAGCAACCACTAAGGTCTTGGATACCAGTTGCATCATTGATGGACGGATTGAAGAACTCCTGAGTACCGGTTTTATTGAAGGACAATTGATTATTCCCCAATTTGTCTTACAGGAGTTACAGCATCTTGCAGATACCGCCAATGATCAAAAACGAGTGCGGGGTCGTCGCGGGTTAGATATCCTCAAGCGTATGCAAGAAGAATATCCTGAACGGATTGTAATTAATAGTTCCGATTATGAGGATGTTTATACGGTTGATGCGAAGTTAGTCCGCTTCACTCAAGAAATCAATGGCGTTTTATTGACGAATGATTACAATCTGAATAAAGTCGCTGATTTGCAGAAAGTTTCCGTTCTCAATGTGAATGACTTAGCCCAAGCTGTACGTCCGATTTATCTGCCTGGGGATACCTTAGAATTAAAAATCCTCAAACAAGGAAAAGAACCAGAGCAAGGTGTAGGCTACCTCGAAGATGGCACAATGGTGGTTGTGGAAGACGGACAAGAGTACGTGGGAGGGGAATTACCTGTGGTCGTTACGTCTGCTTTGCAAACCTCTGCAGGTCGGATGATTTTTGCAAAACCCCAAACTTCTGTGTTGGCTTAA
- a CDS encoding MBL fold metallo-hydrolase, giving the protein MQLTYLGSNSWLWQWENLNILVDPWLVDDLVFGNLTWLFRGIRQEKPPQLPERIDLILLSQGLEDHAHKPTLKMLDKRIPVVGSPNAAAVAEDLGYETVTSLPHGETYILQEKIEIRALPGAPIGLDQENAYLLTALTPHQRLYYEPHGFPPEEVKDYSPVDIVINPIVNLEFPLSLPLIKGRESAIQLAQWLKPQAIIGTAAGGKIDFEGVLLSLLKAKGSAEDVRSHLQQQNLDTKIIEPQQGEPITLLEEQTEVS; this is encoded by the coding sequence ATGCAATTAACATATCTTGGCTCAAACAGTTGGCTTTGGCAATGGGAAAACCTCAACATTTTAGTTGATCCGTGGCTGGTGGATGATTTGGTCTTTGGCAACTTAACTTGGCTCTTTCGTGGGATTCGTCAGGAAAAACCGCCCCAATTACCAGAACGCATCGATTTAATTTTACTGTCTCAAGGCTTAGAAGACCATGCCCATAAACCAACCCTGAAAATGCTGGATAAAAGGATTCCCGTGGTGGGGTCTCCTAATGCAGCAGCAGTGGCGGAAGACTTGGGATATGAAACCGTGACCTCGCTTCCTCATGGCGAAACCTATATTTTACAGGAAAAAATTGAAATTCGCGCCCTTCCGGGTGCGCCCATCGGGTTAGATCAAGAAAATGCTTATCTTCTCACAGCGTTAACCCCGCATCAGCGTCTCTACTACGAACCTCATGGTTTCCCACCAGAAGAGGTGAAGGACTATTCTCCAGTGGATATCGTGATTAATCCGATTGTGAATTTAGAATTTCCTCTGTCGCTTCCATTGATTAAAGGACGAGAAAGTGCCATCCAACTCGCCCAATGGTTAAAACCACAAGCGATTATTGGTACAGCAGCAGGGGGTAAAATTGACTTTGAAGGAGTGTTACTTTCCTTGTTAAAAGCAAAAGGGAGTGCAGAGGACGTTCGTTCTCACCTCCAACAGCAGAATTTAGACACGAAAATTATTGAACCGCAACAAGGAGAACCGATTACCCTTCTCGAAGAACAAACAGAAGTTAGTTAA
- a CDS encoding thylakoid membrane photosystem I accumulation factor, which yields MSKITALGKCVSTVILVCTVAIALWLGMTSSAMASLEDDRYDGNIFALYAGNGALVPPKVSLAESMRGGKPSLLVFYLEDSKDCKAFSVTVSELQRYYGRAASFIPINVDMLADENEFTPTEAGYYYRGLVPQTVIIDQEREVAFDEVGQVSFERIDDAFREVFDLLPRSKSKELKRRPLNNINVGLEEE from the coding sequence ATGTCTAAAATAACTGCTCTTGGCAAATGCGTTTCTACTGTGATCTTAGTTTGTACTGTCGCGATCGCGCTCTGGTTAGGGATGACATCCAGTGCCATGGCGAGTTTAGAGGATGATCGCTATGATGGCAATATCTTTGCGTTGTATGCAGGAAATGGAGCTTTAGTGCCTCCTAAAGTGTCTCTTGCGGAATCGATGCGTGGAGGAAAGCCGAGTTTACTCGTTTTTTATCTGGAAGACAGCAAAGATTGCAAAGCCTTTTCCGTAACCGTTTCCGAGTTACAGCGCTATTATGGACGAGCAGCAAGTTTTATCCCCATTAACGTCGATATGCTGGCGGATGAAAATGAGTTCACGCCAACAGAGGCGGGTTATTACTATCGCGGACTCGTCCCCCAAACTGTGATTATCGATCAAGAGAGAGAAGTTGCGTTTGATGAAGTCGGACAAGTGAGTTTTGAGCGCATTGACGATGCGTTTCGTGAGGTTTTTGACTTACTGCCTCGCTCGAAATCGAAAGAGTTAAAACGTCGCCCCTTGAACAATATTAACGTCGGACTAGAGGAGGAGTAA
- a CDS encoding DUF445 domain-containing protein: MNFSEVGLLVVPPVAGAVIGYFTNDIAIKMLFRPYRPIYIGNRRLPFTPGLIPRNQANLAKRVANTIMGSLLTPDELQKIARRLLQPERVKAAISWLLKSSLQQVGQDKQEKSAQVLGNVLRDLFSESLPRLVKVLARREDFLEAQINQIFDQVLIDFQFTDSQAKQLSDWLVDVVLPPNRIRQILIDLLTDRNIQVIDETFREKSSGTYWVVANLFGLRNTLSRLRAFCLDEKETANMRIEELVLTLEIRSRLRDWLQSLSLQNLPVSTVRQLRSSVREAVQTYLQDKGANLLQSLGNSIDWEDVAVLIIKRLQSSESVDQSLDVISEELSLIIERYLEQELETIITKIIPILSIDEVIINRVNATTPKQLETTVNSIVKNELQAIVNLGGILGFIVGSFQAGYFYFT; the protein is encoded by the coding sequence TTGAATTTCTCTGAAGTTGGGTTACTCGTTGTTCCACCTGTTGCGGGGGCGGTGATTGGCTACTTTACCAATGACATCGCCATTAAAATGCTGTTTCGCCCTTACCGACCGATATATATCGGAAACCGTCGTCTTCCCTTCACCCCTGGTTTAATTCCCCGTAACCAAGCGAACCTCGCCAAGCGAGTCGCAAATACCATTATGGGGTCACTTTTAACCCCTGACGAACTCCAAAAAATTGCCCGCCGTCTCTTACAACCCGAACGAGTGAAAGCAGCAATTTCTTGGCTTTTAAAGTCTTCTTTGCAGCAAGTTGGACAAGATAAACAAGAAAAAAGCGCGCAAGTTTTAGGGAATGTGCTTCGGGATTTGTTTAGTGAATCGTTACCGCGTTTGGTGAAAGTTTTAGCGCGACGGGAAGATTTTTTAGAAGCCCAAATTAATCAGATTTTCGATCAAGTTCTCATTGATTTTCAGTTTACAGATAGCCAAGCCAAACAACTGTCTGATTGGTTAGTGGATGTCGTTCTTCCTCCCAATCGGATTCGCCAAATTTTGATTGATCTCCTGACGGATCGTAATATTCAAGTCATCGATGAAACCTTTCGAGAAAAATCAAGTGGGACGTATTGGGTGGTTGCGAATTTATTTGGACTTCGTAATACGTTAAGTCGCCTTCGTGCTTTCTGTCTCGATGAAAAAGAGACAGCAAATATGAGAATTGAAGAGTTAGTTTTAACTCTAGAAATTCGTTCCCGTTTACGAGACTGGCTACAAAGTTTATCCCTACAAAATTTACCCGTTTCTACAGTACGCCAACTCCGAAGCAGCGTCCGAGAAGCAGTACAAACCTATTTACAAGATAAGGGTGCGAATTTGCTGCAATCGTTAGGAAATTCCATTGATTGGGAAGATGTCGCTGTTTTAATTATTAAACGTTTACAATCTTCGGAATCAGTTGATCAATCTTTAGATGTTATTAGTGAAGAGTTATCATTAATTATCGAACGGTATTTAGAACAAGAGTTGGAAACCATTATTACTAAAATCATCCCGATTCTTTCCATTGACGAAGTGATTATTAATCGGGTTAATGCAACCACTCCCAAGCAATTAGAAACAACGGTTAATTCAATTGTTAAAAATGAACTGCAAGCGATTGTTAATCTGGGAGGAATTTTAGGTTTTATTGTGGGGAGTTTTCAAGCGGGTTATTTTTATTTCACGTAA
- the hemW gene encoding radical SAM family heme chaperone HemW, with amino-acid sequence MISQASSAYIHIPFCRRRCYYCDFPISVLGDGGGSVNRVQAMERYVAVLCQEIRRTAQWFPSSGLNTVFFGGGTPSLLPVSELEKILVALDQVYTIAKDAEISIEIDPKTFDLDQLRAYQRLGINRYSLGVQAFQDELLAQMGRTHRVDDIYSAIAQFEQLGIDNFSLDLISGLPQQSLSQWKATLEKAIALSPPHLSCYDLIVEPKTVFDRQAEAGTLPLPADETSAQMYRLTQQQLTAAGYTHYEISNYAYPNHQCRHNRVYWENQSYYGFGMGAASFLGGQRLTRPRTRRDYSSWVQNLTNPNHELNQTINKDSDEQLLEILMLGLRLPEGIDLSAIAQQFGAEKVGQITQTLQPYFDQNCVILGNIDHDQWGQLKLTDPEGLLFSNTILADLFSAFSP; translated from the coding sequence ATGATTTCTCAAGCCAGTTCTGCTTATATTCACATTCCGTTCTGTCGTCGTCGCTGCTATTATTGTGATTTCCCAATCAGTGTCCTTGGTGATGGTGGGGGAAGCGTGAATCGGGTTCAGGCGATGGAACGATATGTCGCCGTCTTATGTCAAGAAATTCGTCGGACTGCACAGTGGTTTCCGAGTTCGGGTTTAAACACCGTTTTTTTTGGCGGGGGAACCCCCTCTTTATTACCCGTTTCAGAACTAGAAAAAATCTTGGTTGCTTTAGATCAAGTTTATACCATTGCTAAAGATGCAGAAATTTCCATCGAAATTGATCCGAAAACTTTCGACTTGGATCAACTGAGGGCTTATCAGCGTCTGGGAATTAATCGCTACAGTCTCGGGGTACAGGCGTTTCAAGATGAGTTACTCGCCCAAATGGGACGGACGCATCGCGTAGATGATATTTACAGCGCGATCGCGCAATTTGAACAATTAGGGATTGACAATTTTAGCTTGGATTTAATCTCAGGCTTACCCCAACAAAGCCTCTCTCAGTGGAAAGCCACCCTCGAAAAGGCGATTGCTTTGTCTCCCCCTCATTTATCTTGCTATGACCTCATTGTTGAACCGAAAACTGTCTTTGACCGTCAAGCAGAAGCGGGAACATTACCCTTACCCGCCGATGAAACTTCTGCACAAATGTATCGTCTTACTCAACAACAGTTAACTGCTGCTGGTTACACTCACTACGAGATCAGTAACTATGCTTACCCTAATCACCAATGTCGCCATAATCGCGTCTATTGGGAAAATCAATCCTACTACGGGTTTGGCATGGGAGCAGCGAGCTTTTTAGGAGGACAACGCTTGACTCGACCTCGTACCCGTCGTGACTATTCGAGTTGGGTGCAAAACCTAACTAACCCGAATCATGAACTGAATCAAACCATCAATAAGGATTCTGATGAGCAACTATTAGAAATCCTGATGCTGGGTTTAAGATTGCCAGAAGGCATTGATTTGAGCGCGATCGCGCAGCAGTTTGGAGCAGAGAAAGTGGGACAGATCACGCAAACCCTTCAACCTTATTTTGATCAAAATTGCGTCATTTTGGGTAATATAGATCACGATCAATGGGGACAGTTAAAGTTGACTGATCCTGAAGGGCTTTTGTTCTCCAATACAATTTTAGCGGACTTATTTAGCGCGTTTTCCCCCTGA
- the lepB gene encoding signal peptidase I, translated as MSENNVENPWVEGVKTLALSAVLAFGVRTFVAEARYIPSTSMLPTLKIDDRLLIEKIGYRFTSPERGDIVVFSPTETLKSQGYHDAFIKRIIGLPGETIMVSGGVVTVNGKPLSENYLADEPDYSFGPVTVPENHYLVLGDNRNNSYDSHSWGFLPRKNIIGRAAVRFWPLGRINLIDDPSYSESSPAQPQSP; from the coding sequence ATGTCTGAAAATAATGTTGAAAATCCTTGGGTAGAAGGGGTAAAAACCTTGGCGTTAAGTGCTGTTTTGGCGTTTGGCGTTCGTACTTTTGTTGCGGAAGCTCGTTATATTCCCTCGACTTCCATGTTGCCCACCTTAAAAATTGATGATCGCCTCTTGATTGAAAAAATCGGGTATCGCTTTACCTCTCCAGAAAGAGGGGATATTGTTGTTTTCTCTCCCACAGAAACTTTGAAAAGTCAGGGCTACCATGATGCCTTTATTAAGCGGATTATTGGTCTTCCTGGAGAAACCATAATGGTGAGTGGAGGAGTGGTAACTGTTAATGGAAAACCCCTCTCTGAAAATTACCTCGCTGATGAACCCGATTATAGTTTTGGTCCAGTCACTGTTCCAGAGAATCACTATCTGGTTTTAGGGGATAATCGTAATAATAGCTATGATTCCCATTCTTGGGGATTTTTGCCCCGCAAAAATATTATTGGTCGCGCTGCTGTCCGTTTTTGGCCCCTTGGTCGTATTAATCTGATTGATGACCCCTCTTACTCTGAATCCTCACCAGCACAGCCTCAAAGTCCCTAG
- a CDS encoding tellurite resistance TerB family protein has protein sequence MNGITPQLEFTPEEAFVALAIVTVAIDGEHAEAEEMAVTQAILSAELFATYPADQLIAMINHSFQCIQDKGINTILESAIGNLPKNLCSEALEALAKIIMADGKVSSEEKQLLNHFGQAFAIPEEKITATLESCS, from the coding sequence ATGAATGGTATCACTCCTCAACTCGAATTTACTCCAGAAGAAGCCTTTGTTGCCCTTGCCATTGTTACCGTTGCCATTGACGGCGAACACGCAGAAGCAGAAGAAATGGCAGTGACCCAAGCGATTTTAAGTGCTGAATTATTTGCCACTTATCCTGCTGATCAATTAATTGCTATGATTAATCACTCATTTCAATGTATTCAGGACAAGGGGATTAATACAATTCTAGAAAGCGCGATCGGGAATCTGCCTAAGAATTTATGTTCAGAAGCACTGGAAGCACTAGCAAAGATTATTATGGCGGATGGAAAAGTTTCCTCAGAAGAAAAACAATTACTCAATCATTTTGGTCAAGCCTTTGCCATCCCTGAGGAAAAAATCACCGCCACTTTAGAAAGCTGCTCTTAG
- the ubiE gene encoding bifunctional demethylmenaquinone methyltransferase/2-methoxy-6-polyprenyl-1,4-benzoquinol methylase UbiE has product MTPSPTSTEIQGIFDRIAPVYDQLNDNLSFGQHRIWKRMAVKWANPQAGDRALDLCCGSGDLAFLLAKMVGKTGTVIGADFSSEQLEIARQRQQQQGRSVSIAWVEADALSLPFPDDQFDCATIGYGLRNVTNIADCLGELYRVLKPGATASILDFHRPYTDLMRQFQEWYLQGWVVPAAERLGLKEDYAYISPSLDRFPQGQEQEQLARSVGFTKVKHYAIALELMGVLVITKPA; this is encoded by the coding sequence ATGACCCCTTCCCCAACTTCTACCGAGATTCAAGGTATTTTTGACCGCATTGCCCCTGTCTATGACCAACTTAATGATAATTTGAGCTTTGGACAACATCGAATTTGGAAGCGGATGGCGGTAAAATGGGCAAATCCACAAGCGGGAGACAGGGCTTTGGACTTATGTTGTGGAAGTGGGGATTTAGCCTTCTTGCTGGCGAAAATGGTGGGTAAAACGGGGACAGTCATCGGTGCTGATTTTTCCTCGGAACAACTAGAAATTGCCCGTCAACGTCAACAGCAGCAAGGGCGATCCGTTTCGATCGCGTGGGTGGAAGCAGATGCGCTGAGTCTTCCGTTTCCAGATGATCAGTTTGATTGTGCGACGATTGGTTATGGGTTACGGAATGTAACGAATATTGCCGATTGCTTAGGAGAACTGTATCGCGTCTTAAAACCAGGTGCAACGGCTAGCATTCTCGATTTTCATCGTCCTTATACGGACTTGATGCGACAGTTTCAGGAATGGTATTTGCAAGGGTGGGTTGTACCTGCTGCGGAAAGACTGGGGTTAAAGGAGGATTATGCTTATATTAGTCCGAGTTTAGATCGTTTTCCCCAAGGACAAGAACAAGAACAGTTGGCGCGATCAGTTGGCTTTACAAAAGTTAAACATTACGCGATCGCGCTAGAACTTATGGGGGTTTTAGTGATTACTAAGCCTGCCTAA